A single genomic interval of Terriglobia bacterium harbors:
- the mtgA gene encoding monofunctional biosynthetic peptidoglycan transglycosylase has protein sequence MTGVVLIWVLAALMLAAARWIDPPTTAVHIQRRLQAWIHHTPYHERYKFIPLGQISPDLQHSVIAAEDARFYQHHGFDWHQIQIAAEEDLEGGRIRGASTITQQLVKNLFFGTGRSFLRKGAEFTLVPVAEFVLGKRRILEIYLNVVEWGPGIYGAESACRYYDGTAARNIGRQQAARLAAILPAPLKRRPERMNNYSELILERMRQMGW, from the coding sequence ATCACCGGCGTGGTGCTCATTTGGGTGCTTGCCGCGCTGATGCTTGCGGCCGCCCGGTGGATCGACCCACCGACAACCGCGGTGCACATCCAGCGCCGCTTGCAGGCCTGGATTCACCACACGCCGTATCACGAACGCTACAAATTCATTCCGCTCGGCCAAATCTCGCCCGATCTCCAGCACTCTGTAATCGCCGCGGAGGATGCGCGCTTCTACCAGCATCATGGGTTCGATTGGCACCAGATCCAAATCGCTGCCGAAGAGGATTTGGAAGGCGGTCGCATTCGCGGAGCTTCCACCATCACGCAGCAACTCGTAAAAAACCTATTCTTCGGAACGGGCCGCTCTTTCCTCCGCAAGGGCGCAGAGTTCACACTGGTACCGGTGGCCGAATTCGTCCTCGGCAAGCGGCGCATTCTGGAGATCTACCTCAACGTGGTCGAATGGGGCCCTGGTATTTATGGTGCAGAGTCGGCGTGTCGTTACTACGATGGAACCGCGGCCCGGAATATTGGCCGGCAACAGGCGGCACGGCTTGCCGCGATTCTGCCGGCTCCCCTGAAGCGACGTCCCGAGCGCATGAATAACTACAGCGAGCTCATTCTCGAGCGGATGCGCCAAATGGGTTGGTAA